In a single window of the Balaenoptera acutorostrata chromosome 3, mBalAcu1.1, whole genome shotgun sequence genome:
- the GSTZ1 gene encoding maleylacetoacetate isomerase isoform X1 encodes MAESSKPILYSYFRSSCSWRVRIALALKNMDYEMITINLTKDGGQQFSEEFQALNPMKQVPALKIDGITIGQSLAIIEYLEETRPTPRLLPQDPKKRAHVRMISHLLASGIQPLQNLSVLKQVGQENQLTWAQQAISSGFNALEQILQSTAGKYCVGDEVSMADLCLAPQVANADRFKVDLTPYPTISRINKSLLALEAFQVSHPCRQPDTPPELRA; translated from the exons ATGGCTGAGTCTAGCAAG CCCATCCTCTATTCCTATTTCCGAAGCTCCTGCTCATGGAGAGTTCGAATCG CTCTGGCCTTGAAAAACATGGACTATGAGATGATAACCATCAACCTCACAAAGGATGGGGGGCAGCAG TTCTCTGAAGAATTCCAGGCCCTGAATCCCATGAAGCAGGTGCCAGCCCTGAAGATTGACGGAATCACCATTGGCCAGTCA CTGGCCATCATTGAGTACCTGGAGGAAACCCGGCCCACGCCGCgactcctgcctcaggacccAAAGAAGAGGGCCCACGTGCGCATGATTTCCCACCTCCTGGCCAGCGGCATCCAGCCCCTGCAG AACCTGTCTGTCCTGAAGCAAGTGGGACAGGAGAACCAGCTGACCTGGGCCCAGCAGGCCATCAGTTCTGGCTTTAACG CTCTGGAGCAGATCCTGCAGAGCACAGCGGGCAAGTACTGTGTAGGAGACGAG GTGTCCATGGCTGATCTGTGCTTAGCGCCTCAGGTGGCAAATGCCGACAG GTTCAAGGTGGATCTCACTCCCTACCCTACCATCAGCCGTATCAACAAGTCACTGCTGGCCTTGGAGGCCTTCCAAGTGTCTCACCCCTGCCGGCAGCCAGATACACCCCCTGAGCTGAGGGCTTAG
- the GSTZ1 gene encoding maleylacetoacetate isomerase isoform X2 yields MQVGKPILYSYFRSSCSWRVRIALALKNMDYEMITINLTKDGGQQFSEEFQALNPMKQVPALKIDGITIGQSLAIIEYLEETRPTPRLLPQDPKKRAHVRMISHLLASGIQPLQNLSVLKQVGQENQLTWAQQAISSGFNALEQILQSTAGKYCVGDEVSMADLCLAPQVANADRFKVDLTPYPTISRINKSLLALEAFQVSHPCRQPDTPPELRA; encoded by the exons CCCATCCTCTATTCCTATTTCCGAAGCTCCTGCTCATGGAGAGTTCGAATCG CTCTGGCCTTGAAAAACATGGACTATGAGATGATAACCATCAACCTCACAAAGGATGGGGGGCAGCAG TTCTCTGAAGAATTCCAGGCCCTGAATCCCATGAAGCAGGTGCCAGCCCTGAAGATTGACGGAATCACCATTGGCCAGTCA CTGGCCATCATTGAGTACCTGGAGGAAACCCGGCCCACGCCGCgactcctgcctcaggacccAAAGAAGAGGGCCCACGTGCGCATGATTTCCCACCTCCTGGCCAGCGGCATCCAGCCCCTGCAG AACCTGTCTGTCCTGAAGCAAGTGGGACAGGAGAACCAGCTGACCTGGGCCCAGCAGGCCATCAGTTCTGGCTTTAACG CTCTGGAGCAGATCCTGCAGAGCACAGCGGGCAAGTACTGTGTAGGAGACGAG GTGTCCATGGCTGATCTGTGCTTAGCGCCTCAGGTGGCAAATGCCGACAG GTTCAAGGTGGATCTCACTCCCTACCCTACCATCAGCCGTATCAACAAGTCACTGCTGGCCTTGGAGGCCTTCCAAGTGTCTCACCCCTGCCGGCAGCCAGATACACCCCCTGAGCTGAGGGCTTAG
- the TMED8 gene encoding protein TMED8 isoform X2 — MVSPVREDATEDQQKAAGAVEAQASVEQELLSADQAQVLSKMAKYHGLPRSGDIVMIQSEHTGAVDILSADLESADLLGDHRRVSPPLMAPPCIWTFAKMKEFKSKLGKEKNSRLVVKRGEVVTIRVPTHPEGKRVCWEFATDDYDIGFGVYFDWTPVTSTDITVQVSDSSEDEDEDEEEEEEIEDPVPAGDVERGSRSSLRGRYGEVMPVYRRDSHRDVQAGSHDYPGEGIYLLKFDNSYSLLRNKTLYFHIYYTS; from the exons ATGGTATCTCCGGTGAGGGAGGATGCCACAGAAGATCAGCAGAAGGCAGCCGGTGCCGTGGAGGCACAGGCCTCGGTGGAACAGGAACTGCTGTCTGCAGACCAGGCCCAGGTCCTCAGCAAG ATGGCGAAGTACCATGGTCTGCCAAGGTCTGGGGACATCGTTATGATCCAGTCTGAGCACACAGGAGCTGTAGATATTCTTTCAGCTGATTTGGAATCTGCAGACCTTCTGGGGGACCACAGGAGAG TCTCCCCACCTCTGATGGCTCCTCCGTGCATCTGGACCTTTGCCAAGATGAAGGAATTCAAAAGCAAGCTGGGCAAAGAGAAGAACAGCCGTCTGGTGGTGAAGCGGGGTGAGGTGGTGACCATCCGGGTACCTACCCACCCAGAGGGGAAGCGTGTCTGCTGGGAGTTTGCGACTGATGACTATGACATTGGCTTTGGAGTTTACTTTGACTGGACCCCTGTAACCAGCACTGACATAACGGTGCAGGTCAGTGATTCCagtgaggatgaggatgaagatgaggaggaagaggaggagattgaag ACCCTGTCCCAGCTGGAGACGTGGAGCGAGGCTCCAGGAGCTCCCTGCGGGGCCGCTATGGGGAGGTCATGCCCGTGTACCGGCGGGACAGCCACCGAGACGTGCAGGCCGGCAGCCACGACTACCCTGGCGAGGGCATCTACCTGCTCAAGTTCGACAACTCCTACTCCCTGCTGCGCAACAAGACTCTCTACTTCCACATCTACTACACCAGTTGA